A part of Streptomyces sp. NBC_00557 genomic DNA contains:
- a CDS encoding DoxX family protein: MSDSTAPLAHTASVTSSGSRSGRRRATRVALRTVQVLLALFYGIASALPKLIAHPSAVEAFDKIGWGSGVMYTIGALELAGAVALLIPALQSVAAIALSALMVGAFIVQLTVFAGQNAATPLILMVPLALIAWTRREHNAELLRLIRRP, translated from the coding sequence ATGTCCGACTCCACCGCTCCCCTCGCCCACACCGCTTCCGTCACCTCCAGCGGTTCCCGCAGCGGCCGCAGGCGCGCGACCCGGGTCGCGCTGCGGACCGTACAGGTGCTGCTCGCGCTGTTCTACGGCATCGCGAGCGCGCTGCCCAAGCTCATCGCGCACCCCTCGGCCGTCGAGGCCTTCGACAAGATCGGCTGGGGCAGTGGGGTCATGTACACCATCGGCGCGCTCGAACTCGCCGGAGCCGTCGCCCTGTTGATCCCCGCGCTCCAGTCGGTCGCGGCGATCGCGCTCAGCGCGCTGATGGTGGGCGCGTTCATCGTCCAGCTCACGGTCTTCGCCGGCCAGAACGCCGCGACCCCGCTGATCCTCATGGTGCCACTCGCCCTGATCGCCTGGACCCGACGCGAGCACAACGCGGAACTCCTCCGACTGATACGCCGCCCCTGA
- a CDS encoding DUF6343 family protein: MRTGSEPATARSALRARLWLCVWGLVWAVFGTAAFALVGRPGWAAACGVLLLVVTADMAMVLRHIRQGPHYQPGRDVPPYPPPDNGAPFRRPPRHRHP; the protein is encoded by the coding sequence ATGCGTACGGGCAGTGAACCGGCGACCGCGCGCAGTGCTCTGCGGGCGCGGCTCTGGCTGTGCGTGTGGGGCCTGGTGTGGGCCGTCTTCGGCACGGCGGCGTTCGCGCTCGTCGGGCGCCCCGGCTGGGCGGCTGCCTGCGGGGTGCTGTTGCTGGTGGTCACCGCGGACATGGCCATGGTGCTCCGGCACATCCGGCAGGGCCCGCACTACCAGCCGGGCCGCGACGTCCCGCCGTACCCGCCACCGGACAACGGCGCCCCGTTCCGGCGCCCACCCAGACACCGGCATCCGTGA
- a CDS encoding uracil-DNA glycosylase — protein sequence MDDSSALARLDRRVAECRACPRLVEWREEVARTKRAAFADWTYWGRPVPGFGPADARLAIIGLAPAAHGGNRTGRMFTGDRSGDVLYQALYDVGLASQPTSVRADDGLELYGVRVTAPVHCAPPANKPTPGERDTCRPWLVQELKLLRPTLRAAVVLGAFGWQAALPAFSEAGWTVPRPRPAFAHGTRVALDGLDLFGCFHVSQRNTFTGRLTAEMLREVLSTAAQAAGLR from the coding sequence ATGGACGACAGCAGCGCCCTCGCTCGGCTCGACCGGCGTGTCGCGGAGTGCCGGGCCTGTCCCCGGTTGGTCGAGTGGCGGGAGGAGGTGGCCCGGACGAAACGGGCCGCGTTCGCCGACTGGACGTACTGGGGGCGGCCGGTGCCCGGCTTCGGTCCCGCCGACGCCCGGCTGGCGATCATCGGGCTGGCCCCCGCCGCGCACGGCGGCAACCGCACCGGCCGGATGTTCACCGGCGACCGTTCCGGAGACGTGCTCTACCAGGCGCTGTACGACGTGGGGCTCGCTTCGCAGCCCACCTCCGTCCGTGCCGACGACGGGCTGGAACTGTACGGCGTCCGGGTCACCGCGCCGGTGCACTGCGCCCCGCCCGCCAACAAGCCGACCCCAGGCGAGCGGGACACCTGCCGCCCGTGGCTGGTGCAGGAGCTGAAGCTGCTGCGGCCGACGCTGAGGGCCGCGGTCGTGCTCGGCGCCTTCGGCTGGCAGGCCGCGCTGCCCGCGTTCAGCGAGGCTGGCTGGACCGTGCCCCGGCCCCGCCCGGCCTTCGCCCACGGCACCCGCGTCGCCCTGGACGGCCTCGACCTCTTCGGCTGCTTCCACGTCAGCCAGCGCAACACCTTCACCGGCCGGCTCACCGCGGAGATGCTCCGCGAGGTACTGAGCACGGCGGCACAGGCGGCCGGACTCCGGTAA
- a CDS encoding class I SAM-dependent methyltransferase, giving the protein MIQEPEAYEPEVTDAFEPEATRRDAGVTESVRANRGWWDRNADEYQVEHGTFLGDDRFVWGPEGLDEVEAELLGPPEELKGKEVLEIGAGAAQCARWLAAQGARPVALDLSHRQLQHALRIGGSFPLVCADACALPFADGSFDLACSAYGALPFVADPRLVLREVRRVLRPGGRFVFSVTHPIRWAFPDEPGPEGLSVSASYFDRTPYVEQDEQGRAVYVEHHRTLGDRVRDIVASGFRLVDLVEPEWPAWNSSEWGGWSPLRGSLIPGTAIFVCERD; this is encoded by the coding sequence ATCATCCAAGAGCCGGAAGCGTACGAGCCCGAAGTCACCGACGCCTTCGAACCGGAGGCGACACGCCGTGACGCCGGTGTCACGGAGAGCGTACGGGCCAACCGGGGCTGGTGGGACCGCAACGCCGACGAGTACCAGGTCGAGCACGGCACGTTCCTCGGCGACGACCGCTTCGTGTGGGGCCCGGAGGGCCTGGACGAGGTGGAGGCGGAGCTGCTCGGCCCGCCGGAGGAGCTGAAGGGCAAGGAGGTCCTGGAGATCGGCGCGGGCGCGGCGCAGTGCGCGCGCTGGCTGGCCGCCCAGGGGGCCCGCCCGGTGGCGCTGGACCTCTCGCACCGCCAGCTCCAGCACGCCCTCAGGATCGGCGGATCGTTTCCGCTCGTCTGTGCGGACGCCTGCGCGCTGCCCTTCGCCGACGGCTCCTTCGACCTGGCCTGCTCGGCCTACGGGGCGCTGCCCTTCGTCGCCGATCCGCGGCTGGTGCTGCGCGAGGTGCGCCGGGTGCTGCGGCCGGGCGGCCGGTTCGTGTTCTCGGTGACGCACCCGATCCGCTGGGCGTTCCCGGACGAGCCGGGCCCCGAGGGCCTGTCGGTCTCCGCCTCCTACTTCGACCGCACGCCCTATGTGGAGCAGGACGAGCAGGGCCGCGCGGTCTACGTCGAGCACCACAGGACGCTGGGCGACCGGGTCCGGGACATCGTGGCGTCCGGCTTCCGTCTGGTGGATCTGGTGGAGCCGGAGTGGCCGGCCTGGAACAGCTCGGAGTGGGGCGGCTGGTCCCCGCTGCGGGGCAGCCTGATCCCGGGAACGGCGATCTTCGTGTGCGAGCGCGACTGA
- a CDS encoding acyltransferase domain-containing protein gives MLPEADDLPELLLDLAVPHEDINALVAGRRRLSGDPGALRLLEECVEELFRDPQDTGRTPDLAELFGAAPAELAGTFPVYVFVAAVPHTLARHRERGIPAGVSRRTLADLGRHMAAHRRRHGTTGLRSRRWLVRHFRGELYQLGRLQFERARHGQRTSAVISAAGLDVAPGTPCLNLHVPDFHGPLTPSACDRSLAWAREFFARHFPEERPVAALCHSWLLDPQLKRYLPADSNIIRFQDRFRVAREDTEPSDTEPVQFVFGDPDLPVAELPRRTTVERAVGDHLRAGGHWYIGHGWFPFPDDRRRPAPPHSNE, from the coding sequence GTGCTGCCGGAAGCCGACGACCTGCCCGAACTGCTCCTCGACCTGGCCGTGCCGCACGAGGACATCAACGCGCTGGTGGCCGGGCGGCGCCGGCTGTCCGGTGATCCGGGGGCGCTGAGACTCCTGGAGGAGTGCGTCGAGGAGTTGTTCCGCGACCCGCAGGACACCGGCCGCACACCCGACCTGGCGGAACTCTTCGGTGCGGCGCCCGCCGAGCTGGCCGGCACCTTCCCCGTGTACGTCTTCGTCGCCGCCGTCCCGCACACCCTCGCCCGGCACCGGGAGCGCGGCATCCCGGCCGGTGTCTCCCGGCGCACCCTGGCCGACCTGGGCCGGCACATGGCGGCGCACCGCAGACGGCACGGCACGACCGGCCTGCGGTCACGGCGCTGGCTGGTCCGGCACTTCCGCGGCGAGCTGTACCAGCTGGGCCGTCTGCAGTTCGAGCGGGCGCGGCACGGACAGCGCACGTCAGCGGTGATCTCCGCGGCCGGACTGGACGTGGCGCCCGGCACGCCCTGCCTGAACCTGCACGTCCCCGACTTCCACGGCCCGCTGACCCCGTCCGCCTGCGACCGCTCCCTGGCGTGGGCCCGGGAGTTCTTCGCCCGGCACTTTCCCGAGGAGCGGCCGGTGGCCGCGCTGTGCCACTCCTGGCTGCTGGACCCGCAGTTGAAGCGGTACCTGCCGGCCGACTCCAACATCATCCGCTTCCAGGACCGCTTCCGCGTCGCCCGCGAGGACACCGAGCCGTCCGACACCGAACCCGTCCAGTTCGTCTTCGGCGACCCGGACCTGCCGGTCGCGGAGCTGCCCCGGCGCACCACTGTGGAGCGGGCCGTGGGGGACCATCTGCGGGCCGGCGGGCACTGGTACATCGGGCACGGCTGGTTCCCGTTCCCGGACGACCGGCGCCGACCGGCCCCGCCTCACTCGAACGAGTGA
- the hrpB gene encoding ATP-dependent helicase HrpB codes for MIRYDVLDALPVRSALPALTDALDGAGAAVLVAPPGTGKTTLVPLVLAGLTGGGPVRRVVVAEPRRIAARAAARRMAWLLGEKPGDSVGFTVRGERVVGRHTRVEVVTTGVLLQRLQRDPELPGVDAVVLDECHERHLDADTAAAFLWDVRQTLRPELRLLAASATTDAEGWARLLGGAPVVEAQGVAHPVEVVWAPPARPVRPPHGMRVDPALLAHVASVVRRALAERDGDVLCFLPGVGEIARVAGQLGELGGVDVLQVHGRAPAAVQDAVLAPGTRRRVVLATSVAESSLTVPGVRVVVDSGLAREPRVDHARGLSGLTTVRASRAAGRQRAGRAGREAPGCVYRCWTPAEDVRLPAFPAPEIKVADLTAFALQAACWGDPDASGLALLDPPPGGAMAAARSALAAVGAVDRAGRATDTGVRLARLGVHPRLGRALLDTSGAAAEVVALLSEEVPRDYGDDLAGALRRARRGGDAYAGRWAAEVRRLRAASAESSHSPTRVRRTQAAEQAPASLVEEGAGEERRAGLVAALAFPERVARLDGGSYLMASGTRAELGDGSALRGAPWIVVAVADRPAGKGHARVLLGAAVEEGVAVGAAGALLEERDEVHWADGDVVARHVERLGAIELAARPLRDADPALVRGALLDGLRQEGFGLLRRPAEAQALRQRLAFLHAHLGEPWPDVSDEALHARVDEWLEPELSRCRRRADLGRIDAGQALARLLPWASGDAARLDELAPERITVPSGSSVRIDYGDPQQPVLAVKLQEMFGLHRTPAVAGVPLLVHLLSPAGRPVAVTADLASFWKDGYQAVRAELRGRYPKHPWPEDPATAEPTRHTNARLRR; via the coding sequence GTGATCCGTTACGACGTCCTGGACGCGCTGCCCGTGCGCTCCGCCCTGCCCGCCCTGACCGACGCCCTGGACGGCGCCGGCGCCGCCGTGCTGGTGGCGCCGCCCGGCACCGGCAAGACCACGCTGGTGCCGCTCGTGCTGGCGGGGCTGACCGGGGGCGGGCCGGTGCGCCGGGTCGTGGTGGCCGAGCCGCGCCGGATCGCGGCGCGCGCGGCGGCCCGGCGCATGGCGTGGCTGCTGGGCGAGAAGCCGGGCGACAGCGTCGGCTTCACGGTGCGCGGCGAGCGTGTCGTGGGGCGGCACACGCGTGTGGAGGTCGTGACCACCGGTGTGCTGCTGCAGCGGCTGCAACGCGACCCGGAGCTGCCCGGCGTCGACGCCGTCGTCCTCGACGAGTGCCATGAGCGGCATCTGGACGCCGACACGGCGGCCGCGTTCCTGTGGGACGTACGGCAGACCCTGCGGCCGGAGCTGCGGCTGCTGGCCGCGTCGGCGACGACGGACGCCGAGGGGTGGGCACGGCTGCTGGGCGGGGCGCCGGTGGTCGAGGCGCAGGGCGTCGCGCATCCGGTGGAGGTGGTGTGGGCGCCTCCGGCGCGTCCGGTACGGCCGCCGCACGGGATGCGCGTCGATCCGGCGCTGCTGGCGCACGTGGCGTCGGTGGTGCGGCGGGCGCTGGCGGAGCGGGACGGGGACGTGCTGTGCTTCCTGCCCGGGGTGGGTGAGATCGCGCGTGTCGCCGGGCAGCTCGGCGAGCTGGGCGGCGTCGACGTGCTCCAGGTGCACGGGCGGGCGCCGGCCGCGGTGCAGGACGCGGTGCTGGCTCCCGGGACACGGCGCCGGGTGGTGCTGGCGACCTCGGTGGCGGAGTCCTCGCTGACCGTGCCCGGAGTGCGCGTGGTGGTGGACTCGGGGCTGGCGCGGGAGCCGCGGGTGGACCATGCGCGGGGGCTGAGCGGACTGACGACGGTACGGGCGTCGCGGGCGGCCGGGCGGCAGCGGGCGGGGCGGGCCGGACGGGAGGCGCCGGGCTGTGTGTACCGGTGCTGGACACCGGCCGAGGACGTCCGCCTGCCGGCCTTTCCGGCGCCGGAGATCAAGGTGGCCGACCTCACCGCGTTCGCCCTGCAGGCGGCCTGCTGGGGCGACCCGGACGCCTCCGGGCTGGCGTTGCTCGATCCCCCGCCGGGCGGGGCGATGGCGGCGGCGCGCTCCGCTCTGGCGGCGGTGGGGGCGGTGGACCGTGCCGGCCGGGCCACGGACACCGGTGTGCGGCTGGCCCGGCTCGGTGTGCACCCCCGGCTCGGGAGGGCGCTGCTGGACACCTCCGGTGCGGCGGCCGAGGTCGTCGCCCTGCTGTCCGAGGAAGTGCCCCGCGACTACGGGGACGACCTCGCCGGTGCGTTGCGGCGGGCCCGGCGCGGGGGTGACGCCTACGCGGGCCGGTGGGCCGCGGAGGTACGGCGGCTGCGCGCCGCCTCGGCGGAGTCGTCCCACTCGCCCACCCGTGTCCGCCGGACACAAGCCGCCGAACAGGCCCCCGCGAGCCTGGTGGAGGAGGGGGCCGGGGAGGAGCGGCGTGCCGGGCTCGTCGCTGCCCTCGCCTTCCCTGAGCGTGTTGCCAGGCTCGACGGTGGGTCGTACCTCATGGCCTCCGGCACCCGGGCCGAGCTCGGGGACGGGTCGGCGCTGCGGGGCGCGCCCTGGATCGTCGTCGCCGTTGCCGACCGGCCCGCCGGAAAGGGGCACGCGCGCGTGCTGCTCGGAGCCGCCGTGGAGGAGGGCGTGGCGGTCGGCGCCGCCGGGGCGCTGCTGGAGGAGCGGGACGAGGTGCACTGGGCCGACGGGGACGTCGTCGCCCGGCACGTCGAACGGCTCGGCGCCATCGAGCTCGCCGCACGGCCGCTGAGGGACGCCGACCCGGCTCTCGTGCGCGGCGCCCTGCTGGACGGGCTGCGGCAGGAGGGCTTCGGGCTGCTGCGCCGGCCGGCGGAGGCGCAGGCGCTGCGGCAACGGCTCGCGTTCCTGCACGCCCACCTCGGCGAGCCGTGGCCGGACGTGTCCGACGAGGCGCTGCACGCGCGCGTGGACGAGTGGCTGGAGCCGGAGCTGAGCAGATGCCGGCGACGGGCCGATCTGGGCCGGATCGACGCCGGGCAGGCGCTCGCGCGGCTGCTGCCCTGGGCGAGCGGGGACGCGGCACGGCTGGACGAGCTGGCGCCCGAGCGGATCACCGTGCCGAGCGGGTCGAGCGTCCGGATCGACTACGGGGATCCTCAGCAGCCGGTGCTCGCCGTGAAGCTGCAGGAGATGTTCGGGCTGCACCGGACGCCGGCGGTGGCCGGCGTACCACTGCTCGTGCATCTGCTCTCCCCCGCCGGGCGGCCCGTCGCCGTCACGGCCGACCTCGCCTCCTTCTGGAAGGACGGCTACCAGGCCGTGCGGGCCGAGCTGCGCGGCCGGTACCCGAAGCATCCGTGGCCCGAGGACCCGGCGACCGCCGAGCCCACCCGGCACACGAACGCGCGACTCAGGCGCTGA
- a CDS encoding PAC2 family protein, with translation MLDPQGLYAWEPKGLAVVDMALAQESAGLVMLYHFDGYIDAGETGDQIVDRLLDSLPHQLVARFDHDRLVDYRARRPLLTFKRDRWTDYEVPAIEVRLVQDTTGAPFLLLSGPEPDVEWERFAAAVRQIVERLGVRLSVNFHGIPMGVPHTRPVGLTPHGNRTDLVPGHRSPFEEAQVPGSAEALVEYRLMEAGHDVLGVAAHVPHYIARSPYPDAALTVLEAITAATGLVLPTVAHSLRTDAYRTQTEIDRQIREGDEELTALVQGLEHQYDAAAGAETRGNMLAEPVDIPSADEIGREFERFLAEREGDN, from the coding sequence GTGCTTGATCCGCAGGGTTTGTACGCATGGGAGCCGAAGGGCCTCGCCGTGGTGGACATGGCGCTCGCCCAGGAATCGGCCGGCCTTGTCATGCTCTACCACTTCGACGGATACATCGACGCGGGCGAGACCGGCGACCAGATCGTCGACCGGCTGCTCGACTCACTGCCCCACCAGCTCGTCGCCCGATTCGACCACGACCGGCTCGTGGACTACCGCGCCCGCCGGCCCCTGCTGACCTTCAAGCGGGACCGGTGGACCGACTACGAGGTCCCGGCCATCGAGGTCCGCCTCGTACAGGACACCACGGGCGCCCCCTTCCTGCTGCTCTCCGGCCCCGAGCCGGACGTGGAGTGGGAACGCTTCGCGGCCGCCGTACGGCAGATCGTGGAGCGGCTCGGCGTCCGCCTGTCCGTGAACTTCCACGGCATCCCCATGGGCGTCCCGCACACCCGCCCGGTCGGCCTCACCCCGCACGGCAACCGCACCGACCTGGTCCCCGGCCACCGCAGCCCCTTCGAGGAGGCCCAGGTGCCCGGCAGCGCCGAGGCGCTGGTGGAGTACCGCCTGATGGAGGCCGGCCACGACGTCCTGGGCGTCGCCGCGCACGTCCCGCACTACATCGCCCGCTCCCCGTACCCGGACGCCGCCCTGACCGTCCTGGAGGCCATCACGGCCGCCACCGGGCTGGTGCTGCCGACGGTCGCCCACTCGCTGCGCACGGACGCGTACCGCACGCAGACGGAGATCGACCGCCAGATCCGGGAGGGCGACGAGGAGCTGACCGCGCTCGTCCAGGGCCTTGAGCACCAGTACGACGCGGCCGCGGGCGCCGAGACCCGGGGCAACATGCTCGCCGAGCCCGTGGACATCCCGTCGGCCGACGAGATCGGGCGCGAGTTCGAGCGGTTCCTGGCGGAGCGCGAGGGCGACAACTGA
- a CDS encoding RNA-binding S4 domain-containing protein: MASEDADENVNRGTGGPDGPGPGQGAEDSHGSGASAAEQPVDPKIAAAVAAAEAAGPGKGETVRIDSWIWAVRLIKTRSLGATACRGGHVRVNGERVKPAYSVRVGDEVRLRHEGRERVVIVKRLIRKRVGAPVAAQCYIDNSPPPPPREAVAPAGIRDRGAGRPTKRDRREMERLRGLAGPGFPGGFPAFGSAGDLSGSGGPGTPGGSGGRGGSKPGGRGRSGDRGRSGKGS, from the coding sequence ATGGCTTCCGAGGATGCGGACGAGAACGTGAACCGTGGGACCGGTGGACCGGACGGGCCCGGCCCCGGCCAGGGCGCCGAGGATTCCCACGGCTCCGGCGCTTCCGCCGCCGAGCAGCCCGTCGATCCGAAGATCGCCGCCGCTGTGGCCGCCGCCGAGGCCGCGGGGCCCGGCAAGGGGGAGACGGTCCGGATCGACAGCTGGATCTGGGCCGTGCGCCTGATCAAGACGCGGTCCCTCGGTGCGACCGCCTGCCGGGGCGGTCACGTCCGTGTGAACGGCGAGCGGGTGAAGCCCGCCTACTCCGTGCGCGTCGGCGACGAGGTACGCCTGCGGCACGAGGGCCGCGAGCGTGTGGTGATCGTCAAGCGCCTCATCCGCAAGCGGGTCGGCGCGCCCGTGGCCGCCCAGTGCTACATCGACAACTCGCCTCCGCCGCCGCCCCGCGAGGCCGTCGCCCCCGCCGGCATCCGTGACCGGGGCGCCGGCCGCCCCACCAAGCGCGACCGCCGCGAGATGGAACGCCTCCGCGGCCTCGCCGGCCCGGGCTTTCCGGGCGGCTTCCCGGCGTTCGGCTCCGCCGGAGACCTCAGTGGTTCCGGAGGACCCGGCACGCCGGGCGGATCCGGGGGCCGGGGCGGCTCCAAGCCGGGCGGCCGCGGCAGGTCCGGCGACCGCGGCAGGTCCGGCAAAGGCAGTTGA
- the rpsA gene encoding 30S ribosomal protein S1 yields the protein MTSSTETTATTPQVAVNDIGNEEAFLAAIDETIKYFNDGDIVDGVIVKVDRDEVLLDIGYKTEGVIPSRELSIKHDVDPNEVVAVGDEIEALVLQKEDKEGRLILSKKRAQYERAWGTIEKIKEEDGIVTGTVIEVVKGGLILDIGLRGFLPASLVEMRRVRDLQPYVGKELEAKIIELDKNRNNVVLSRRAWLEQTQSEVRQTFLTTLQKGQVRSGVVSSIVNFGAFVDLGGVDGLVHVSELSWKHIDHPSEVVEVGQEVTVEVLDVDMDRERVSLSLKATQEDPWQQFARTHQIGQVVPGKVTKLVPFGAFVRVDEGIEGLVHISELAERHVEIPEQVVQVNDEIFVKVIDIDLERRRISLSLKQANESFGADPSAVEFDPTLYGMAASYDDQGNYIYPEGFDPETNDWLPGYEKQREEWERQYAEAQARFEQHQQQVIKSREADAAAAAEGGEAAAPAATGGSYSSEGGDQSGALASDEALAALREKLAGGQS from the coding sequence ATGACGAGCAGCACCGAGACCACCGCCACCACCCCGCAGGTAGCGGTCAACGACATCGGTAACGAGGAAGCCTTCCTCGCAGCGATCGACGAGACGATCAAGTACTTCAACGACGGCGACATCGTCGACGGCGTCATCGTGAAGGTCGACCGGGACGAGGTCCTGCTCGACATCGGTTACAAGACCGAAGGTGTCATCCCGAGCCGCGAGCTCTCGATCAAGCACGACGTCGACCCGAACGAGGTCGTCGCCGTCGGCGACGAGATCGAGGCCCTCGTCCTCCAGAAGGAGGACAAGGAAGGCCGCCTGATCCTCTCGAAGAAGCGCGCCCAGTACGAGCGTGCCTGGGGCACCATCGAGAAGATCAAGGAAGAGGACGGCATCGTCACCGGTACCGTCATCGAGGTCGTCAAGGGTGGTCTCATCCTCGACATCGGCCTCCGCGGCTTCCTCCCGGCCTCCCTGGTCGAGATGCGCCGCGTCCGCGACCTCCAGCCGTACGTCGGCAAGGAGCTCGAGGCCAAGATCATCGAGCTGGACAAGAACCGCAACAACGTGGTCCTGTCCCGCCGCGCCTGGCTCGAGCAGACCCAGTCCGAGGTCCGCCAGACGTTCCTCACGACCCTGCAGAAGGGTCAGGTCCGCTCCGGTGTGGTCTCCTCGATCGTCAACTTCGGTGCCTTCGTGGACCTGGGTGGCGTCGACGGCCTGGTCCACGTCTCCGAGCTGTCCTGGAAGCACATCGACCACCCGTCCGAGGTCGTCGAGGTCGGCCAGGAGGTCACCGTCGAGGTCCTCGACGTGGACATGGACCGCGAGCGCGTCTCCCTGTCGCTGAAGGCGACCCAGGAAGACCCGTGGCAGCAGTTCGCCCGCACCCACCAGATCGGCCAGGTCGTGCCCGGTAAGGTCACGAAGCTGGTGCCGTTCGGTGCGTTCGTCCGCGTGGACGAGGGCATCGAGGGTCTGGTCCACATCTCCGAGCTGGCCGAGCGCCACGTGGAGATCCCGGAGCAGGTCGTCCAGGTCAACGACGAGATCTTCGTCAAGGTCATCGACATCGACCTCGAGCGCCGCCGCATCAGCCTCTCGCTGAAGCAGGCCAACGAGTCCTTCGGTGCCGACCCGTCCGCGGTCGAGTTCGACCCGACCCTGTACGGCATGGCCGCGTCCTACGACGACCAGGGCAACTACATCTACCCCGAGGGCTTCGACCCGGAGACCAACGACTGGCTGCCGGGCTACGAGAAGCAGCGCGAGGAGTGGGAGCGCCAGTACGCCGAGGCGCAGGCCCGCTTCGAGCAGCACCAGCAGCAGGTCATCAAGTCCCGCGAGGCCGACGCTGCCGCCGCCGCCGAGGGCGGCGAGGCCGCGGCTCCGGCCGCGACCGGCGGTTCGTACTCCTCCGAGGGCGGCGACCAGTCCGGCGCCCTGGCCTCGGACGAGGCGCTGGCCGCGCTGCGCGAGAAGCTGGCGGGCGGCCAGAGCTGA
- a CDS encoding class I SAM-dependent methyltransferase: MREGYEGTGPGAITPDGCAVELYERLPVGEEPDIIAAAVPAGARILELGSGVGRITRPLIERGFAVTAVDESADMLSRVRGARTICSPIEQLDLGGEEFDVVMLASFLVHAGDEEVRRGLLRTCARYVAKDGCVLIQREGEDYHTNVPRERTDPSGFTVRVLSAEPLGNGANSVHVEYVFPDARWTQTFLSRPLTREQFESALEEAGLEVDSYLTPDRMWVRAVPRA; this comes from the coding sequence ATGCGTGAAGGATACGAGGGCACGGGACCCGGTGCGATCACCCCGGACGGCTGCGCGGTCGAGCTGTACGAACGGCTGCCGGTGGGCGAGGAACCGGACATCATCGCCGCGGCGGTACCCGCCGGGGCGCGCATCCTGGAACTGGGCAGCGGGGTGGGCCGGATCACCCGTCCCCTGATCGAGCGCGGGTTCGCGGTGACGGCGGTGGACGAGTCCGCCGACATGCTGAGCCGGGTCCGCGGGGCGCGCACGATATGCAGCCCCATCGAGCAACTGGACCTGGGCGGCGAGGAGTTCGACGTGGTGATGCTGGCGTCGTTCCTGGTGCACGCGGGTGACGAGGAGGTACGCAGAGGCCTGTTGCGCACCTGCGCCCGGTATGTGGCGAAGGACGGCTGCGTGCTCATCCAGCGCGAGGGCGAGGACTACCACACGAACGTGCCCCGGGAGCGCACCGACCCGAGCGGCTTCACGGTAAGGGTGCTCTCGGCGGAACCGCTCGGGAACGGAGCGAATTCGGTCCACGTCGAGTACGTCTTCCCGGACGCACGGTGGACCCAGACGTTCCTGTCCCGCCCGTTGACCAGAGAGCAGTTCGAGTCGGCACTGGAGGAAGCGGGGCTGGAGGTGGACTCGTATCTGACACCCGACCGGATGTGGGTGCGGGCGGTGCCGCGGGCGTAG
- the coaE gene encoding dephospho-CoA kinase codes for MLKVGLTGGIGAGKSEVSRLLVEHGAVLIDADRIAREVVAPGTPGLAAVVEAFGEDVLTADGSLDRPRLGSIVFADPGRLAVLNSIVHPLVGARSRELEQAAAPDAVVVHDVPLLTENGLAPLYDLVIVVDASPETQLDRLVRLRGMTQEDARARMAAQATREQRRRIADIVIDNDVPLDTLHKRVAEVWEDLVRRAREDSAEQAPE; via the coding sequence ATGCTGAAAGTGGGCCTGACCGGTGGGATCGGCGCCGGCAAGAGCGAGGTGTCGCGGCTGCTCGTGGAGCACGGGGCCGTGCTGATCGACGCGGACCGCATCGCGCGCGAGGTCGTGGCGCCGGGCACGCCGGGTCTCGCCGCCGTGGTGGAGGCCTTCGGCGAGGACGTCCTCACTGCGGACGGCAGCCTGGACCGGCCCAGGCTCGGTTCGATCGTCTTCGCCGACCCCGGCAGACTCGCCGTCCTCAACTCGATCGTGCACCCCTTGGTGGGCGCGCGTTCCCGCGAGCTGGAGCAGGCCGCGGCCCCCGACGCCGTGGTGGTCCACGACGTACCTCTCCTCACCGAGAACGGCCTGGCACCGCTGTACGACCTCGTGATCGTCGTGGACGCGAGCCCCGAGACCCAGCTCGACCGGCTGGTCCGGCTGCGCGGGATGACGCAGGAGGACGCACGCGCGCGTATGGCCGCCCAGGCGACCCGTGAGCAGCGCAGACGGATCGCGGACATCGTGATCGACAACGACGTCCCGCTGGACACGCTGCACAAGCGCGTCGCGGAGGTGTGGGAGGACCTCGTACGGCGGGCGCGGGAGGACTCCGCGGAACAGGCTCCGGAATAG
- a CDS encoding tetratricopeptide repeat protein yields MPETSGSTGPTPETHVIDFRAAEHLLNSRDPRGAVKLLDGVIAAHPENTAARLLRARAFFAAAQLRPAELEFTIVLEREPDNAFAHFALARTYERQGRADQAKRHFRLAAALDPNPQYLKAARFDD; encoded by the coding sequence GTGCCCGAGACCAGCGGTTCCACTGGACCTACTCCGGAGACGCACGTCATCGACTTCCGCGCAGCCGAGCACCTGCTCAACTCGCGGGACCCGCGGGGCGCGGTGAAGCTGCTCGACGGAGTCATCGCCGCACATCCGGAGAACACCGCGGCCCGGCTGCTGCGCGCGCGTGCGTTCTTCGCCGCGGCGCAACTGCGGCCGGCCGAACTGGAATTCACGATCGTCCTGGAGCGCGAGCCGGACAACGCGTTCGCGCACTTCGCCCTGGCCCGCACCTACGAACGCCAGGGCCGCGCCGACCAGGCCAAACGCCATTTCCGGCTGGCAGCAGCGCTGGACCCGAACCCGCAGTACCTGAAGGCGGCCCGCTTCGACGACTGA